One segment of Fimbriiglobus ruber DNA contains the following:
- a CDS encoding alpha/beta hydrolase: MPSTPLLLALLALGQPGAPEPLWPGKAPLAVGDSPTDRPELTPFLVPAEKANGAAVVVLPGGGYGGLAADHEGKQVAEFFNKLGVQAFVLKYRIATKDRPGPLLQAPLLDAQRAVRTVRAHAQKYGIDPKRVGVIGFSAGGHLASTIGTHFDDGLKDGDEIDKQSCRPDWLVLAYPVVTMEDGVTHGGSKRNLLGDKPDAKLVEEFSNEKQVTAKTPPTFIFQTDEDTAVPAENATRFYLALKKAKVPAEFHVYAKGRHGVGLGSDPRWTGGDTYSATWPDHLAAWLKVRGILTQK; encoded by the coding sequence ATGCCGTCGACCCCTCTCTTGCTCGCGCTCTTGGCCCTCGGCCAACCCGGCGCCCCCGAACCACTCTGGCCCGGCAAGGCGCCGCTCGCCGTCGGCGACTCCCCGACCGACCGGCCGGAACTAACGCCCTTCCTGGTGCCGGCCGAGAAGGCGAACGGGGCGGCCGTCGTCGTCCTACCCGGCGGCGGGTACGGGGGCTTGGCCGCGGACCACGAGGGCAAGCAGGTGGCCGAGTTCTTCAACAAGCTCGGCGTCCAGGCGTTCGTCCTCAAGTACCGGATCGCGACCAAGGACCGCCCGGGACCGCTGCTCCAGGCGCCGCTGCTCGACGCCCAACGGGCCGTCCGCACCGTCCGGGCCCACGCCCAGAAGTACGGCATCGACCCGAAGCGGGTCGGCGTGATCGGGTTCTCCGCCGGCGGCCACCTCGCCAGCACGATCGGCACGCACTTCGACGACGGGCTGAAGGACGGCGACGAGATCGACAAGCAGAGCTGCCGTCCGGACTGGCTGGTGCTGGCGTACCCGGTGGTGACGATGGAAGACGGCGTGACGCACGGCGGGTCGAAGCGGAACTTGCTGGGCGACAAGCCGGACGCCAAGTTGGTCGAGGAGTTCAGCAACGAGAAGCAGGTCACGGCGAAAACGCCGCCGACGTTCATCTTCCAGACGGACGAAGACACGGCGGTCCCGGCCGAGAACGCGACCCGGTTCTACCTGGCGCTGAAGAAGGCGAAGGTGCCGGCCGAGTTCCACGTGTACGCCAAGGGCCGGCACGGGGTCGGCCTCGGCAGCGACCCGAGGTGGACCGGCGGCGACACCTACTCCGCGACGTGGCCCGACCACCTGGCGGCGTGGCTGAAAGTCCGCGGGATCTTGACGCAGAAGTAA
- a CDS encoding AAA family ATPase — protein MLLKSIEYSEYSGTNQEWILEHLPLGTRNLLVGKNATGKTRCLNLIGGLSKLLSGEWQPSGFVTGNFKVIFEDGQDVLEYVLEIHEKCVTREVLVINGKTMLARGADGAGEILAEKINQGIMIEFQSPQDELAAFVRRDSRQHSFLERLYLWGHSTRHYHFGTSLGKENFALLVKKNSTLPDGKNPGEIIGVFLRAKRDFPDLFERGVLRDMDRVGYPIDSINVGPLVSVRYEIALVNEVVAIRVQEKNQKGLTDQAGMSQGMFRVLSILILINYMECKQQSACLVIDDLGEGLDFERSCLLIDLLREKTEKSKIQLIISSNDKFVMNEVPIVEWSFLQRSGGTVRVRNVENSRELFEEFRFTGLSNFSFLEMDFANGLPAEEPAAHE, from the coding sequence ATGCTCCTGAAGAGTATCGAATACAGTGAGTATTCCGGGACAAACCAGGAATGGATTCTGGAGCATCTTCCTTTAGGAACCCGCAACCTACTGGTTGGAAAGAACGCGACGGGTAAAACGCGGTGCTTGAACTTGATCGGCGGTCTTTCCAAGCTTCTTTCGGGAGAATGGCAACCCTCGGGGTTTGTCACCGGAAATTTCAAAGTCATATTCGAGGACGGACAGGACGTCCTCGAATACGTCCTGGAAATACACGAAAAGTGCGTGACTCGCGAGGTGCTTGTCATTAATGGCAAGACCATGCTCGCGCGGGGCGCCGATGGAGCGGGCGAAATTTTGGCGGAGAAAATTAATCAAGGAATAATGATCGAATTCCAGTCTCCTCAAGACGAGCTTGCGGCCTTCGTCCGTCGCGATTCCAGACAGCATTCTTTCTTGGAGCGGTTGTATCTTTGGGGTCATTCGACCCGGCACTACCATTTCGGAACATCTTTGGGGAAAGAGAATTTCGCCCTCCTCGTTAAGAAGAATTCGACCCTCCCGGACGGCAAGAATCCGGGTGAAATCATAGGAGTATTTCTTCGCGCGAAACGGGATTTCCCGGACCTGTTCGAGCGCGGTGTTCTTCGTGATATGGATCGCGTAGGATACCCGATCGACAGTATCAATGTGGGTCCGCTCGTTTCGGTACGCTACGAGATTGCCCTGGTCAACGAAGTGGTTGCTATTCGCGTGCAGGAGAAGAACCAGAAGGGACTCACAGACCAGGCCGGTATGTCCCAGGGCATGTTTCGTGTGCTTTCGATTTTAATTCTCATTAATTACATGGAATGCAAACAGCAGTCTGCTTGCCTTGTGATTGACGATCTGGGGGAAGGGCTCGATTTTGAACGCTCTTGTTTGTTGATAGATTTGCTCCGAGAGAAGACGGAGAAAAGCAAAATCCAGTTGATTATCTCGTCCAACGATAAGTTTGTGATGAACGAAGTCCCGATCGTCGAGTGGTCGTTCTTGCAACGGTCTGGGGGCACCGTTCGGGTTCGAAATGTCGAAAACTCCCGCGAGCTGTTCGAGGAGTTTCGGTTCACGGGTTTGAGCAATTTTTCATTCTTAGAGATGGATTTTGCAAACGGGTTGCCTGCCGAGGAACCTGCCGCCCATGAATAA
- a CDS encoding AAA family ATPase — translation MSPAGPLSDSADPPRHGYRGATTPPPLLNRPRSLTVAISREAGSRGGSIAAAVGRLLGWQVFTQEILDFLAHDEAAGAEFLVDVPPAARQWADAETARLAQARELIPGSDMAAVARLIFILAARGDAVLVGRGAGFLLPAASTVHVRVVAPAAQRVAYMGQWLRMTDAEASAEIRARDDRRASFVTAVTDRDAADPAMYDLVLNSARLGMDVCAELIAQTVRAKQLPTDSAGGEAVASSADDLG, via the coding sequence ATGTCGCCCGCCGGTCCTTTGTCGGATTCCGCCGACCCGCCGCGCCACGGGTACCGGGGTGCGACCACCCCGCCGCCGCTCCTCAACCGGCCGCGGTCGCTGACGGTCGCGATCAGCCGCGAGGCCGGGTCGCGCGGGGGCAGCATCGCCGCCGCCGTCGGCCGGCTACTCGGGTGGCAGGTGTTCACCCAGGAGATCCTCGACTTCCTCGCCCACGACGAGGCGGCCGGGGCCGAGTTCCTGGTCGACGTCCCGCCGGCCGCCCGCCAGTGGGCGGACGCCGAGACGGCCCGGCTCGCCCAGGCCCGCGAGTTGATCCCCGGGTCGGACATGGCGGCCGTCGCCCGGCTCATCTTCATCCTGGCCGCGCGGGGCGACGCGGTCCTGGTTGGGCGGGGGGCGGGCTTCCTGCTCCCGGCGGCATCCACGGTCCACGTCCGGGTGGTCGCGCCGGCCGCCCAGCGGGTGGCGTACATGGGCCAGTGGCTGCGGATGACCGATGCCGAGGCCTCCGCCGAGATCCGCGCCCGCGACGACCGCCGGGCGTCGTTCGTGACCGCCGTGACCGACCGGGACGCCGCCGACCCAGCCATGTACGATCTGGTGTTAAATTCGGCCCGGCTCGGGATGGACGTGTGCGCGGAACTGATCGCCCAGACGGTGCGGGCAAAGCAACTCCCGACCGACTCAGCGGGCGGCGAAGCGGTCGCCTCCAGTGCGGACGACCTCGGGTAA
- a CDS encoding ABC transporter permease subunit, protein MPATAVAPPPPARPSPVSAFLVLIAFSFRRQWRIRQMGWVALGLLAVLAGTVAVMTYGPTGWGLLNRYSWRYQTTMKDFPQQLDQVQALPLPSDATGMQLLATAPFRAILVDPIFLNDWAFLSFSRWVVFTMHLGFLMPLFTLAFASAAIGSEREGRTLIWLLTRPLPRWAVYLAKFLGVLPWSVVASCGGFVVLCLAGGPYGARALVTYWPAILAGTIAFSALFHLVGTLFRRPAVVGLVYVFFFEMLVANLPGSLKQLSLNYYTRSLLYNEATGAVVAVAPDSLDVYAPAGPVTSWATLLGAAVVFTVVGMYLFGRQEPKDET, encoded by the coding sequence ATGCCCGCAACCGCCGTCGCCCCGCCGCCCCCCGCCCGGCCGTCGCCGGTCAGCGCGTTCCTGGTGCTGATCGCGTTCAGTTTCCGGCGACAGTGGCGCATCCGACAGATGGGCTGGGTGGCGCTCGGGTTGCTGGCGGTCCTCGCCGGGACCGTCGCGGTCATGACCTACGGGCCGACCGGGTGGGGGCTGCTCAACCGCTACTCCTGGCGCTACCAGACGACGATGAAGGATTTCCCCCAACAGCTCGACCAGGTCCAGGCGCTGCCGCTGCCGTCGGACGCGACCGGCATGCAACTCCTCGCCACGGCCCCGTTCCGGGCCATCCTGGTCGACCCGATCTTCCTCAACGACTGGGCGTTTCTCAGCTTCTCCCGGTGGGTGGTGTTCACCATGCACCTCGGGTTCCTGATGCCGCTGTTTACCCTGGCGTTCGCGTCCGCCGCGATCGGCTCCGAGCGGGAGGGGCGGACCCTCATCTGGCTGCTCACCCGGCCGCTGCCGCGGTGGGCCGTTTACCTGGCCAAGTTCCTCGGCGTCCTCCCCTGGTCCGTCGTCGCGTCGTGCGGCGGGTTCGTGGTCCTGTGCCTGGCCGGCGGACCCTACGGGGCTCGCGCGCTCGTCACGTACTGGCCGGCGATCCTCGCCGGGACGATCGCGTTCTCGGCCCTGTTCCACCTGGTCGGCACGCTCTTCCGCCGGCCGGCGGTGGTAGGGTTGGTGTACGTGTTCTTTTTCGAGATGCTGGTCGCCAACCTACCTGGAAGTTTAAAGCAGCTCAGCCTCAACTATTACACGCGGTCGCTGTTGTATAATGAAGCGACGGGCGCGGTCGTCGCGGTCGCGCCGGACAGTCTGGACGTGTACGCGCCCGCCGGTCCGGTGACGTCGTGGGCGACGTTGCTCGGGGCAGCCGTGGTCTTTACGGTAGTCGGGATGTACCTGTTCGGCCGCCAGGAACCCAAGGACGAGACGTGA
- a CDS encoding DUF1549 and DUF1553 domain-containing protein, with product MRRAVLLLLVPCVMAAEPYEIPPEKKNHWAWKPVSAVSPPAVKEAAWVKSPIDRFVLAKLEAAGLKPAAPASREVLIRRVAFDLIGLPPTPREIDDFVNDTSPDAWAKVVDRLLASPHYGERWGRHWLDLARYADSNGYEYDEIRPDAWRYRDYVIDSFNADKPYTRFVREQLAGDELAPDDPAAVIATGFNLLGPDMTDSSDQVQRRQNTLTDMTDTTALAFLGLTLGCARCHDHKFEPFPQTDYYRLQAFFTPAKFRADVNIVPKNQRAALAEAAARHEATRKPVRAALDALEGPYRTKLRAAKLAKQSEEVREAHETPEGQRTPAQRERVAETIRFVSVSPAEVLKGMTDEEKQRHKELSDRLKAIEAAKPKVPVAMGLEDGKPEKTYLLERGEPANKGEEVRPGFPIVLTAEKPKIAPPWESTTGRRTALADWIADERNPLAARVMVNRLWHHHFGRGIVRTPSDFGVRGDAPTHPELLDWLAGEFVRGGWSLKRMHKTMLMSATYQQSTTASPDALKADPDNNLFSRMNRQRIEGEIVRDSLLAVSGRLNPKPGGPGVSVPGPAADKGARPATVTADKAEYTRRSVYLFARRNLRNPFLEAFDLPDSNLSCPQRERSTTAPQALALLNDADVIASAKALAAKLKDEPDPVAAVYRITLGRLPTAAEATVAREFLKDSPLSELCRALFNVNEFVYVD from the coding sequence ATGCGACGCGCCGTGCTGTTGCTGCTCGTGCCGTGTGTGATGGCGGCCGAGCCCTACGAAATTCCGCCCGAGAAAAAGAATCACTGGGCCTGGAAACCCGTCTCCGCCGTCTCACCGCCCGCGGTCAAAGAAGCCGCGTGGGTAAAGTCGCCGATCGACCGGTTCGTATTAGCCAAGCTGGAAGCCGCGGGCCTGAAACCGGCAGCGCCGGCGTCCCGTGAAGTGCTCATCCGCCGCGTCGCCTTCGACCTCATCGGCCTGCCGCCGACGCCGCGGGAAATCGACGACTTCGTCAATGACACGTCGCCGGACGCCTGGGCGAAGGTGGTCGACCGGTTGCTCGCGTCGCCGCACTACGGCGAGCGCTGGGGCCGGCACTGGCTCGACCTCGCCCGCTACGCCGACAGCAACGGCTACGAATACGACGAAATCCGCCCGGACGCCTGGCGCTACCGCGACTACGTCATCGACTCTTTCAACGCGGACAAGCCGTACACGCGGTTCGTCCGCGAACAACTCGCGGGCGACGAACTCGCCCCCGACGACCCGGCCGCCGTCATCGCGACCGGCTTCAACCTGCTCGGCCCGGACATGACCGATTCCAGCGATCAGGTCCAGCGCCGGCAGAACACCCTGACCGACATGACCGACACGACCGCCCTCGCGTTCCTCGGCCTGACCCTCGGCTGCGCCCGCTGCCACGACCACAAGTTCGAGCCGTTCCCCCAGACCGATTACTACCGCCTACAAGCCTTCTTCACGCCGGCGAAGTTCCGCGCGGACGTGAACATTGTGCCGAAGAACCAGCGGGCCGCGCTCGCGGAAGCGGCCGCACGACACGAGGCGACCCGAAAGCCGGTGCGGGCGGCCCTCGACGCGCTGGAAGGACCGTACCGCACGAAATTGCGGGCCGCCAAGTTGGCGAAGCAGTCCGAAGAAGTCCGCGAGGCGCACGAGACGCCGGAGGGCCAGCGGACCCCCGCCCAGCGCGAGCGGGTAGCCGAGACGATCCGGTTCGTGAGCGTGAGCCCGGCGGAAGTTCTGAAGGGCATGACCGACGAGGAGAAGCAGCGGCACAAGGAGCTATCGGACCGCCTGAAGGCGATCGAGGCCGCGAAGCCGAAGGTGCCGGTCGCGATGGGCCTGGAGGACGGCAAGCCGGAGAAGACGTACCTGCTGGAACGCGGCGAGCCGGCCAACAAGGGCGAGGAAGTGCGGCCGGGGTTCCCGATCGTGCTGACGGCCGAGAAGCCGAAGATCGCGCCACCGTGGGAATCGACCACCGGCCGGCGGACCGCCCTAGCGGACTGGATCGCCGACGAGCGCAACCCGCTCGCGGCCCGCGTCATGGTCAACCGCCTCTGGCACCACCACTTCGGCCGCGGCATCGTCCGCACGCCGAGCGACTTCGGCGTCCGCGGCGACGCACCGACGCACCCGGAACTGCTCGACTGGTTGGCCGGCGAATTCGTCCGTGGCGGCTGGAGCCTGAAGCGGATGCACAAAACCATGCTGATGTCCGCCACCTACCAGCAGTCGACAACGGCGTCGCCCGACGCGCTGAAAGCGGACCCAGACAACAACCTCTTCTCCCGGATGAACCGCCAGCGGATCGAGGGCGAAATCGTCCGCGACAGCCTGCTCGCGGTCTCCGGTCGTCTGAACCCGAAGCCGGGCGGCCCCGGCGTGTCCGTGCCCGGCCCCGCGGCTGACAAGGGCGCGCGGCCGGCGACCGTCACCGCGGACAAGGCCGAGTACACCCGCCGGAGCGTCTACCTTTTCGCCCGCCGCAACCTCCGCAACCCGTTTCTGGAAGCGTTCGACCTGCCGGACAGCAACCTGAGCTGCCCCCAGCGCGAGCGCAGCACCACCGCCCCGCAAGCGCTGGCCCTGCTCAACGACGCTGACGTGATCGCGTCGGCCAAGGCGCTGGCGGCCAAACTCAAGGACGAGCCGGACCCGGTGGCCGCCGTGTACCGTATCACGCTGGGCCGCTTGCCGACGGCGGCCGAAGCGACGGTCGCCCGGGAATTCCTGAAGGATTCGCCCCTGTCGGAACTCTGCCGGGCGTTGTTCAACGTGAACGAGTTCGTCTACGTGGACTGA
- a CDS encoding DUF1501 domain-containing protein: protein MLDLPSRRRFLQHSGAGFGALALTALLAEDGFLRADASGSADPLAPRKPPREARAKNVIFLFMSGGPSHLETFDPKPELQRLHGQKLPASFGAVKTRRGVDRNKLLATKRTFKKYGQAGIDVSDLLPHIARHADDLCVLRGCHGDSVTHPESVYLMNCGSILMGRPSLGAWVSYGLGSENRNMPAFVVLPDPGGWPKGGAPSWGNGYLPAAFQGTVMRGGPSPIQNLHTPDGIGAAQQRKTLDLVNQLNQEHLRSRAGDSELSARIAGYELAFRMQSHAAEVVDAAKETAATQKLYGLDEKDTAEFGLRCLLARRMVERGVRFVQLYCGDTNGWDGHQNIEGNHGKLARESDLPIAGLLTDLKQRGLLDSTLVIWGGEFGRTPMSEGSDGRDHNPHGFTMWLAGGGVKGGQILGRTDDVGLRAVGDDKMHVHDIHATILWLLGFDHKKLTFRHNGRGERLTDVFGEVIKGALA, encoded by the coding sequence ATGCTCGATCTCCCCTCCCGTCGCCGATTCCTCCAGCACTCCGGGGCCGGCTTCGGCGCGCTCGCGCTGACGGCGCTGCTGGCCGAGGACGGCTTCCTGCGCGCCGACGCGAGCGGGTCGGCCGACCCGCTCGCACCGCGCAAGCCGCCGCGCGAGGCCCGGGCGAAGAACGTCATCTTCCTCTTCATGTCCGGCGGGCCGAGCCACCTGGAGACGTTCGACCCGAAGCCCGAGTTGCAGCGGCTACACGGCCAGAAGCTGCCCGCGTCGTTCGGGGCGGTCAAGACCCGCCGCGGCGTCGACCGCAACAAACTGCTCGCTACAAAGCGCACGTTTAAGAAATACGGCCAGGCCGGTATCGACGTATCCGACCTGTTGCCACACATCGCCCGGCACGCGGACGACCTGTGCGTCCTCCGCGGCTGCCACGGCGACAGCGTCACGCACCCGGAGTCGGTCTACCTGATGAACTGCGGCTCGATCCTGATGGGTCGGCCGAGTCTCGGCGCGTGGGTGAGCTACGGCCTGGGCAGCGAGAACCGCAACATGCCGGCGTTCGTCGTTCTGCCCGACCCCGGCGGGTGGCCGAAGGGCGGCGCGCCGTCGTGGGGCAACGGGTACCTGCCGGCCGCCTTCCAGGGGACGGTGATGCGCGGCGGCCCATCGCCGATCCAGAACCTGCACACCCCCGACGGCATCGGCGCCGCCCAGCAGCGGAAGACGCTCGACCTCGTGAACCAGTTGAACCAGGAACACCTCCGCAGCCGCGCCGGCGACTCGGAACTGTCCGCCCGTATCGCGGGCTACGAACTCGCGTTCCGGATGCAGTCGCACGCGGCCGAGGTGGTGGACGCGGCGAAGGAAACGGCCGCGACGCAGAAGTTGTACGGGCTGGACGAGAAGGACACCGCCGAGTTCGGCCTCCGCTGCCTGCTGGCCCGGCGGATGGTGGAGCGGGGCGTCCGCTTCGTGCAGCTTTACTGCGGCGACACCAACGGCTGGGACGGCCACCAGAACATCGAGGGCAATCACGGCAAGCTAGCCCGCGAAAGCGACCTGCCGATCGCGGGCCTGCTCACCGACCTGAAGCAGCGCGGCCTACTCGATTCGACGCTGGTGATCTGGGGCGGCGAGTTCGGCCGGACGCCGATGAGCGAGGGGAGCGACGGCCGCGACCACAACCCCCACGGCTTCACGATGTGGCTGGCCGGCGGCGGCGTGAAGGGCGGCCAGATCCTCGGCCGGACCGACGACGTCGGCCTCCGGGCCGTCGGCGACGACAAGATGCACGTCCACGACATCCACGCCACCATCCTGTGGCTGCTCGGCTTCGACCACAAGAAGCTGACCTTCCGCCACAATGGACGCGGCGAACGCCTGACCGACGTCTTCGGCGAAGTTATCAAGGGAGCGCTGGCGTAG
- a CDS encoding addiction module protein — protein sequence MNHPAIDLPVDELTVDERLTLLGRLWDSLLDAGLPPVPAWHLDEVRRRMTAADSNPGASIPLEELRRERRGEQP from the coding sequence ATGAACCATCCCGCGATAGACCTGCCGGTCGATGAACTCACCGTAGACGAGCGGTTGACCCTGCTCGGGCGGCTCTGGGACAGCTTACTCGATGCAGGGCTGCCACCCGTCCCAGCGTGGCACCTCGACGAAGTGCGCCGCCGGATGACCGCAGCCGATTCCAACCCTGGTGCGTCGATCCCGTTGGAGGAACTGCGGCGGGAACGGCGCGGTGAACAGCCGTGA
- a CDS encoding GAF domain-containing protein, with protein sequence MSQDHSGAEAARLAALRRYEILDTPPETAFDDLARVAALACGTPIAVVSLIDEVRQWFKAKVGIDATETPRAVAFCDHAIRRPDEIMVVPDATADTRFRNNPLVTGDTHIRFYAGAPLVTPDGYPLGTLCTIDRQARELTQEQADALGTLARQVVAQLELRREVTDLIRANAELRSALARRRLGDESVVTMCAWTQTMKLDSGRWVSVEEFLRDVVRVQVVHGISEEAYRMLTDKLPDVTAPVPQP encoded by the coding sequence ATGTCCCAGGACCATTCCGGCGCGGAGGCGGCCCGCCTCGCCGCCCTGCGCCGCTACGAGATCCTCGACACCCCGCCGGAGACGGCTTTCGACGACCTCGCCCGCGTCGCCGCCCTCGCCTGCGGAACGCCCATCGCCGTCGTGAGCCTGATCGACGAAGTCCGCCAGTGGTTCAAGGCCAAGGTCGGGATCGACGCGACCGAGACGCCCCGGGCGGTCGCGTTCTGCGACCACGCGATCCGCCGGCCGGACGAGATCATGGTCGTCCCCGACGCGACCGCCGACACCCGGTTCCGGAACAACCCGCTCGTCACCGGCGACACGCACATTCGGTTTTACGCTGGCGCCCCGCTCGTCACCCCGGACGGATACCCGCTCGGCACCCTCTGCACGATCGACCGCCAAGCCCGCGAACTGACCCAGGAGCAGGCGGACGCCCTCGGCACGCTGGCCCGGCAGGTGGTCGCCCAGCTGGAACTCCGCCGCGAAGTGACCGACCTGATCCGGGCGAACGCGGAACTCCGCTCGGCCCTGGCCCGCCGCCGGTTGGGGGACGAATCGGTGGTGACGATGTGCGCGTGGACGCAGACCATGAAGCTGGACAGTGGCCGGTGGGTGTCCGTCGAGGAGTTTCTGCGCGATGTTGTCCGCGTCCAGGTCGTCCATGGCATCTCGGAGGAGGCGTACAGGATGCTCACCGACAAACTGCCGGACGTGACGGCGCCGGTCCCGCAGCCGTGA
- a CDS encoding serine hydrolase domain-containing protein: MNPTRFVLFALAIFPALFAPAAAQSPDPAKLAAIPARMQKFVDDGDLAGAVTVVGRAGGVVQLEAVGFRDLAARDPMAKDTLFRIASMTKPITAVGIMILADEGKLSVDDPVEKHLPEFKGQLLVAARAQDTVTLKKPPRPITLRDLLTHTSGLPGNYPPVFADVYSKRNRTLTETTLVISQRPLDFEPGTKWSYCNTGIDTLGRVIEVASGKSYEAFLAEHVFGPLGMTDTTFYPTAAQVKRVAVLYGKTGDKLTAVPVPFIDFVKDGKFPIPAGGLFSTGADVAKFYRMMLNKGELDGKRILSEKAVAEMTKTQTGDIKTGFVEGMSFGFGFAVVKEPKGVTEMLSAGTFGHGGAFATQSWADPRQDLFAILLIQRTGLPNGDASPMRQELQRLAVAALRQ, encoded by the coding sequence ATGAACCCCACCCGCTTTGTCCTGTTCGCCCTCGCCATCTTCCCGGCCCTGTTCGCGCCGGCGGCCGCCCAGAGCCCCGACCCGGCCAAGCTCGCCGCCATCCCGGCCCGGATGCAGAAGTTCGTGGACGACGGCGACCTCGCCGGGGCCGTCACCGTCGTCGGCCGGGCCGGCGGGGTCGTCCAGCTGGAAGCGGTCGGGTTCCGCGACCTGGCTGCCCGCGACCCGATGGCCAAGGACACCCTCTTCCGCATCGCGTCCATGACCAAGCCGATCACCGCCGTCGGGATCATGATCCTGGCGGACGAAGGCAAGCTCTCGGTCGACGACCCGGTCGAGAAGCACCTCCCGGAATTCAAGGGTCAGTTGCTGGTCGCAGCCCGTGCCCAGGACACGGTCACGCTCAAGAAGCCGCCCCGCCCGATCACCCTCCGCGACCTGCTCACGCACACGTCCGGCCTGCCCGGCAACTACCCGCCGGTGTTCGCCGACGTTTACTCGAAGCGGAACCGGACGCTGACCGAAACGACCCTCGTCATCTCCCAGCGGCCGCTCGACTTCGAGCCGGGGACCAAGTGGTCGTACTGCAACACCGGCATCGACACCCTCGGCCGGGTGATCGAAGTCGCGTCCGGCAAGTCTTACGAAGCGTTCCTGGCCGAGCACGTCTTCGGCCCGCTCGGGATGACCGACACCACGTTCTACCCGACCGCCGCTCAGGTGAAGCGGGTGGCCGTGCTGTACGGCAAGACCGGGGACAAGCTGACGGCCGTGCCGGTCCCGTTCATCGACTTCGTGAAAGACGGTAAGTTCCCGATCCCGGCCGGCGGGTTGTTTTCCACCGGAGCCGACGTCGCGAAGTTTTACCGGATGATGCTCAACAAGGGCGAACTTGACGGCAAACGGATTCTAAGCGAAAAGGCAGTCGCGGAGATGACGAAGACACAAACCGGCGACATCAAGACCGGGTTCGTGGAGGGGATGAGTTTCGGGTTCGGGTTCGCGGTAGTGAAAGAACCGAAGGGCGTGACGGAAATGCTGTCTGCCGGCACGTTTGGGCACGGCGGCGCGTTCGCGACCCAGAGCTGGGCCGACCCGCGCCAGGATCTGTTCGCCATCCTGCTGATCCAGCGGACCGGCCTGCCGAACGGCGACGCATCACCGATGCGGCAGGAACTCCAACGGCTCGCGGTCGCCGCGCTGCGGCAGTAA